The following proteins are co-located in the Spea bombifrons isolate aSpeBom1 chromosome 3, aSpeBom1.2.pri, whole genome shotgun sequence genome:
- the LOC128483135 gene encoding DNA-dependent metalloprotease SPRTN-like — MDYIDPECLSVIDPAWEVLDPNPNLQELFMSFNGMFFQGQLKGVEVKWSRRMMLNTGICYYKENEDVCTIYISKPLLSLRSRRDLVEVLLHEMIHAYLFVTGQYKGDGYHGPEFCKHMERINNITGANISIYHNFHAEVAECRKHWWLCNGPCRAWGPKFGFIMRAINRAPSARERWWSHHQVTCGGTFIKVNEPENYIQKGKKRSFSSPTATPNDNSDHQLPSKRARMDK; from the coding sequence ATGGATTATATAGATCCTGAGTGCTTATCAGTTATCGATCCTGCTTGGGAGGTGCTGGACCCAAACCCCAACCTCCAGGAATTGTTCATGTCGTTTAATGGCATGTTTTTCCAGGGACAGTTGAAGGGGGTGGAAGTAAAATGGAGCCGCAGGATGATGCTAAACACCGGGATTTGTTACTACAAGGAAAATGAAGACGTGTGcactatatatatcagcaagccACTATTGAGCTTGAGATCAAGGAGAGATCTTGTTGAGGTCCTTCTCCATGAAATGATTCACGCTTACCTGTTTGTAACAGGCCAATACAAAGGTGATGGATACCACGGACCAGAGTTCTGCAAACACATGGAGCGCATAAATAACATCACTGGCGCCAACATTTCCATCTACCACAATTTCCATGCAGAGGTTGCTGAATGCAGAAAACACTGGTGGCTCTGTAATGGTCCCTGCAGAGCTTGGGGGCCAAAGTTTGGCTTCATAATGCGGGCAATAAATCGGGCACCCTCTGCTCGGGAACGTTGGTGGTCACACCATCAGGTTACCTGTGGGGGGACTTTTATTAAAGTGAATGAGCCTGAAAACTACATTCAAAAAGGAAAGAAGAGGAGTTTCAGTTCACCAACCGCCACCCCAAATGACAACAGTGACCATCAACTGCCTAGCAAGAGGGCCAGAATGGACAAATAA